The genomic window AACGACCTCCTTACTATATGAATAGCTAAAGCCAACCCAAATCGAATCAATCCACTGCTCAAATTATATTCTTAGGCATATGGGCCACATGTCACCACAAAACCGACCAGACAAATGAATATCACGCATGACGCCTCACTGTAAGCACAAGTACACCAAACTCAAATCAATCCGCCAACGTTAGCACACACGTCCAATGTGCTCACCACAGGGACAACCAAAACAATTCACATCAATCTGCCATCAAAATCTCACCATCTATGAAATCAATTTGTCATTCAAATCGCACATCTCACTGTAAAAACAAGAAAATCACAAATCAACCCACACGTCCAATCTGCTCACCACAGCGACAACCAAAACAATTCACATTAATCTGCCATCGAAATCGCGCCATCTATGAAATCAATTTGTCATTCAAATCGCACATCTCGCTGTAAAAACAATAAAATCAAAAATCAACCCGCTGTTCGAATCGCACTAGccgcaaaaacaaaaaagaacacaaaTCTCAACACGCCGCTCAAACTGCTGATCTCACCGCCAGgacaacacaaaaatcacaaatcaaatcGCCCTATCGCGCTTATCTCCAGAAACACCTCATCACGACACGAAGTACAGAATCAACGTGCGCGCCGCCTCGTCTTAAGATTTAAGAACACGCGCAAACGCAGGCATCACAGAACCAAATCGACATCAACACTTGCAAAATTGGAAAGAAAAAGCAGACCCGGTGAACGGACGAATCGATGCAAACAACGGCCGAAACCCAAACTAGCGATCACCCTTGCCCCTTGGCAGCACAATCACACACCAAAGGAGACGCCAAGGGAGCCAAATGCGAGAAGGGGAACAAACTGACCGGACCAAACTAGATGGGGCGAGACGAAGCGACGTTACAGCGGCAGGCGATCCCCGCGGCGAGGCAGAGGCACCTCGACGACAACGCAGCGGCCCAACTCCGGCAAGCGGCCGCTCAACTCCGGCGTGCGCGCGGTCGATTCGACCAAGAAGGGAGGTCAGGCTAGGGTTAGGGCTCGAGGTCGAATTTCGTGGCGGTGATTTAACCGTTGGGATCGCCAATTCGGCCAGCACGAGCGCCTCTTTAAACTCCCCGAACCCCACCCGTTGGCCGTTGCTACCACGATCTGCTTTATCCTTCTCCGTGACCATGAGTTGAGGACGGTGGCTTCCTCTCTTCCTATTGCTGCCAGCCTGCCACGGAGGAGGTTGGGCTTCTCACTCTCTGTGACAAGTGGGCCAACTCTTGGGTAAGTTAAGATCAAAAAgtaaactctttttttttatctaaaaaaatctctTGTGGGTAACTTAGtttcaaaagaagaagaaaaaactctTAGGTAACTTGTTTTTGCAAAATCGTTGTGAAATGCGTGCGGAATTTATATTCTGAGAGCCGTTGCGCTTTTTCTGTTTGAAGTTCATCGATGGGTCGATGCACATATTTGCATCTTAGGTTGCAGTCCTTTCTCTGAAACAAATGAACGGAGATCAATTTATTTTTGGGTTTGTttactttgatgctatttttaatcttaccaaattttaataaagttgtcaaaaaaaatgtggctatatttagtttgctgccaaattttggtaactatataagaaatcctaccaaaattttgccaagttaaaatttaaatttttataactatgttaaaattttgacatttccaaaatttggtaaggtttttttggcatcaacaGTCCCTTTGTTTTGCCATTGCGACATGTCGCGATGCCTTTTGCACCTATCGTGAAACGTGGGGCAAGCGAACGACAGACGAAGTGATGTACTCCAAAACGGTTGATCAGTATAACTATAACaagaaaaactataaaatcataAGTAAAATTATGAGTAAAATGATGAGATATGTATATCAGTATATGTAACAAATACTAGTACGATATATCTTATATACACTGGCATATACATCCTTAACAGCCACATAATCCATAAAAATCTATCTAAAAAGCACATACTCtcttcgtattttaatgtatgacgccgttaattttttgaccaacgtttgatcattcgttttattcaaaattttgtgcaaatatgaaaatatttatatcatgcttaaagaatatttaatgacaaatcaagtcataataaaacaaataataataagatgaatggtcaaacgttggataaaaagtcaatggcgtcatacattaaaatacggaggtagtatattgtAACTAAATAACTACTATTAAGGATGTACTtactccttttcaaaaatataaagaattttaggTGGATGTAACACATCCTATTATAACAAATTTGAACTGTTATATCACCCCAGaccctttatattataaggCGGAGAAAGTACGTAGATAAGAACACCTAGctaaaatggaggtagtactatatatCATTCATCATCTTTATACTTAGAAATTGGATTGTCCTCGACATGAAGCCCGTTGCACATGTTGAGAGCCACCTGCTCGGTCATAGTAATTCTCCAGGAGTCTCCTATCCCCTTCTTCCACTAGCAACAGTGCAGAGATAAGCTCTGATACTTCTGATAATGTCTGTCCATGTACATCATCTGGAGTACAAGCTGGCTTGGGTGGAATGTAAACAATGTCTTCTCTATCATCTCATCCTCTGAAACATCTCGCCCACACAGTTTGAGCTTAGAGACGATGTCGCGGAGAGTTGAATCGTACTCGGCCACAGAGTCGAAGTCCTGGAATCGCAAGTGCTCCCAGTCATATCGTGCTTGGATCAGAATGATGGGCTTCTGTTCATCGAACCGATCCTTGAGGGATTGCCAAAGAACAGATGGATCCATTTCGAACATGAACTCGTTTTTCAAAGTTTCGCCTAGATGGCGCCTTAGGAAGAGCACAGTCGTTGCCTTTTCTGCGTCGGTGCAGTTGGAGCCAGGAACAATCGTGTCACTGAGACCATTCCTAGCTAGATGAGATTCGACTTTACAAGCCCATGCCAGATAATTGTTGTTAGTTCCAGAAATAACAAGCTTGGCAAAGTCTTCTTTCACCATGTCGAGCAAGCATTCTCATGTTCTAGCAAAACTCCTAATTCTGCCATAGCATCGGTAAAACTATTACAATTTCTAGGACAATATCGGACACTAATTAAATCAGCAAAAAAACAGATAAGAACAAAGAATCTAAACTGCGCTGTAAAGATTTCGCATTGACACCGTTCAGGGCCGTCTTCACGAATTTGAGGCCCCAGTGCGAAATACACATTGGGGCTCTAAAAATTATGCCATtgttacctttttctttttttacatagTAACATTGCTACTAACTTCGTTGGCAATATATTAGCATCAACTTGAACAATTTCAGCGGTTTGAGCCTCTTTTGGCAATTGCATGAGTCACGATTGACGGTGGGTGCTGATCCCGACTAGTCGCGCGGCCGCGCACGCGCGCGATCAGCGCcccctctctagtctctactccTATACAGGAGTactgtgtatatatgtattatgtactatatatacatacgtataaactttgtatttatgtatacaaagtttatacgtatgtttatatagtatatatatacgtgtatatatataaattttttatatatatacactttattgtataaaaaatatacacatgtatataaagttCGTGTGCTTATGTatagaaaacaatatatatatatatatgtatatatatacaaacttgGTATATATGTATACCAAGTTTGTGTACATACgtataaaacttaaaaaatatacttatacaaactttgtatacatgtatgtaAACTTTGcatatacgtatataaagtttgcataTGCATCGTTTGTAtatgcgtatacaaagtttatatttatacatgtataacgtattaaaaaaaactaataataatacggaaagaaaaacaaaaaagcaacaaaacaaaaacagaaaccGTAAActacggaaagaaaaaacagaaaaagaaaataaaatcgcAAACTACAGATAcggaaagaaaaacagaaaaaaaaaagaaaccactcccaaaaaaaataacGCGGGGGAGGACGCGCGCGACTGGTTGCGGATTAGCTTTCTCGCTCGCGACGGTAGCGCCGCGACTGCGTCGGCACTTTTTGGCaggtagggatgcaagtggatAGCCTCGctacctgtataaaaatccgcTAGCTAGTTTATTTTCCATATAATAGTACAAAATTTCAGAGAAAATATAAAGTAGAAGTGAGATAAACGGGCTAAAAAAACCCGCTTACCCACCCCGCTTGCATCCCTCTTGGGCAGGTCACGGCCTGGCGGCTGGCATTCTTCGTTTCGCTGGCCAGCAGAGAAGGGAGCAGGGACGCAGCCAGAGCCACGCACGATATGGTGCCGACGGCGGAGAGACGAAC from Oryza glaberrima chromosome 6, OglaRS2, whole genome shotgun sequence includes these protein-coding regions:
- the LOC127776383 gene encoding uncharacterized protein LOC127776383 yields the protein MVKEDFAKLVISGTNNNYLAWACKVESHLARNGLSDTIVPGSNCTDAEKATTVLFLRRHLGETLKNEFMFEMDPSVLWQSLKDRFDEQKPIILIQARYDWEHLRFQDFDSVAEYDSTLRDIVSKLKLCGRDVSEDEMIEKTLFTFHPSQLVLQMMYMDRHYQKYQSLSLHCC